One Streptococcus gallolyticus subsp. gallolyticus DSM 16831 DNA window includes the following coding sequences:
- a CDS encoding DUF960 domain-containing protein — MAFEKTKERYASFGVATSLPHEIIDTFWDLLDHYLKNVVPLDPILTFRLANNHNNVTFEYHDSKRKIFIGFDYNFPFDPFFPEIVHIIDQAGVETLLLPHELD; from the coding sequence ATGGCATTTGAAAAAACCAAAGAACGTTACGCAAGCTTTGGCGTCGCTACTAGCTTACCACATGAAATTATAGATACATTTTGGGATTTATTAGACCACTACCTAAAAAATGTTGTTCCACTTGACCCAATTTTAACATTTAGACTAGCTAATAATCATAACAATGTAACGTTTGAATATCACGACAGCAAACGAAAAATCTTCATTGGTTTTGATTACAACTTCCCGTTTGATCCCTTTTTCCCAGAAATCGTACACATCATTGACCAAGCAGGCGTAGAAACACTCCTACTCCCACACGAACTTGATTAA
- a CDS encoding DUF402 domain-containing protein gives MKLPKEGDFITIQSYKHDGSLHRTWRDTMVLKTTDNAVIGVNDHTLVTEGDGRRWVTREPAILYFHKKYWFNIIAMIRDNGVSYYCNLASPYVMDEEALKYIDYDLDVKVFADGEKRLLDVDEYELHKQEMGYSPDIDFILKENVKILVDWINNGKGPFSQAYINIWYKRYLELKNR, from the coding sequence ATGAAATTACCTAAGGAAGGCGACTTTATTACAATTCAAAGTTATAAGCATGATGGTAGTTTGCACCGTACATGGCGCGACACTATGGTACTAAAAACAACAGATAATGCTGTTATAGGAGTTAACGATCATACACTAGTCACAGAAGGTGATGGGCGACGTTGGGTTACGCGAGAACCAGCTATCCTTTATTTTCATAAAAAATACTGGTTTAACATTATTGCTATGATAAGAGATAACGGTGTTTCATACTACTGCAATCTTGCCAGTCCATACGTTATGGATGAGGAGGCTCTTAAGTATATTGACTATGATTTAGACGTCAAAGTTTTTGCAGATGGAGAAAAAAGACTACTTGACGTCGATGAGTACGAATTACATAAGCAAGAAATGGGCTACTCTCCAGACATTGATTTTATTCTAAAAGAGAATGTCAAAATTCTCGTTGACTGGATTAATAATGGCAAAGGACCGTTTTCACAAGCCTATATTAATATTTGGTACAAACGTTATCTTGAACTGAAGAATCGTTAA
- the recX gene encoding recombination regulator RecX translates to MKITKIEKKKRLYLLEIDADDKLYVTEDTIVHFMLSKNMEIDEATLKDIQKFAQFSYGKNLALYHISFKQRTAAEVKKYLEQHDIDSLYIPEILENLKKENWINDEQYVETYLSQNLNTGDKGTYVLKQKLIQKGINSQLIDQKLANLDFSPLSEKVAQKLLRKYQHKLSTKTLKDKIIQNMMNKGFSYSEAKIAFENLEVEKDNEQEFELLYKELDKQYRKYSKKYDGYELKQRLTQSLARKGFSFDDIASALRDYL, encoded by the coding sequence ATGAAAATCACTAAAATTGAAAAGAAAAAACGACTTTATCTTTTAGAAATCGACGCTGATGATAAACTTTACGTTACAGAAGACACTATTGTTCACTTCATGTTAAGTAAAAATATGGAAATTGACGAAGCAACACTCAAAGACATTCAAAAGTTTGCTCAGTTTTCTTATGGCAAAAATCTAGCGCTTTATCACATTTCTTTTAAACAACGTACAGCTGCCGAAGTCAAAAAATACCTTGAACAGCATGATATTGACAGCCTTTATATCCCTGAAATTCTTGAAAATCTCAAAAAAGAAAACTGGATTAACGACGAGCAATACGTTGAGACGTATTTATCACAAAATCTCAATACAGGTGACAAAGGTACCTACGTTTTAAAACAAAAACTCATTCAAAAAGGAATTAATTCCCAACTCATTGACCAAAAATTAGCCAATTTAGACTTCTCACCTCTCTCCGAAAAAGTAGCGCAAAAACTTCTCCGAAAATATCAGCATAAACTCTCAACAAAAACACTTAAAGATAAAATCATTCAAAATATGATGAATAAAGGTTTTTCCTACTCAGAAGCCAAAATAGCTTTTGAAAACCTTGAAGTTGAAAAAGATAACGAACAAGAATTTGAATTACTTTATAAAGAACTCGATAAACAATACCGAAAATATAGTAAAAAATATGACGGCTACGAATTAAAACAACGACTAACCCAGTCACTCGCACGAAAAGGCTTCAGTTTTGATGACATAGCCAGCGCCCTCAGAGACTATTTATAG
- a CDS encoding DNA-binding protein, producing the protein MKGDKNKIIDWETILQKKELSELAGEDFWDLDDFMFDDDVLDFAGKRDEQVVPRDVRLSDDLYFDIKALEEMLDSLAGNSEQMSFAFFSEKLRLASLYKVNGLYQKALTQFEELNKFDENGDHGCHYEIVSLYILMSDYASAKAFCENCVSYEHDYLLQTLLLIGAILADDDFTAHELLKRLFDEVEGFEDFCLRSDLSLSKVLAEDDSGLKLEYAENDIEVVYAAFRLVLPLVERAASYLSGYLSSYCLDTVMDILLDELDFLTTAQLDVFEENGIYSINDFKVWSEEEILDLPKIGKITIENLKDIGVIFSH; encoded by the coding sequence ATGAAAGGTGATAAGAATAAAATAATTGATTGGGAGACAATTCTTCAGAAAAAAGAGCTTTCTGAGTTAGCAGGGGAAGATTTTTGGGATTTGGATGATTTCATGTTTGACGATGATGTGCTTGATTTTGCTGGCAAAAGAGATGAACAAGTTGTACCTAGAGATGTTCGGTTATCGGATGATTTGTATTTTGATATCAAGGCTCTTGAAGAGATGCTCGATTCTTTGGCTGGGAATTCTGAACAAATGTCTTTTGCTTTTTTTAGTGAAAAATTGAGATTAGCATCGCTTTATAAGGTAAATGGACTTTATCAGAAGGCTTTAACACAGTTTGAGGAGTTAAATAAATTTGATGAAAATGGTGACCATGGTTGTCATTATGAAATTGTGTCACTTTATATTTTGATGTCGGATTATGCTTCAGCTAAGGCTTTTTGTGAGAATTGTGTTTCTTATGAACATGATTATTTGCTACAAACGCTTCTTTTGATTGGTGCGATTCTTGCGGATGATGATTTTACTGCTCATGAATTGCTCAAACGATTATTTGATGAAGTTGAGGGATTTGAGGACTTTTGTTTACGTTCGGATTTGTCATTGAGCAAGGTCTTGGCAGAAGATGATTCTGGTTTAAAACTTGAGTATGCTGAAAATGATATTGAGGTTGTTTATGCGGCGTTTCGTCTTGTTTTGCCGTTGGTGGAGAGAGCAGCAAGTTATCTTTCGGGGTATTTGAGCAGTTATTGTTTGGATACGGTAATGGATATACTGTTGGATGAGCTTGATTTTTTGACGACAGCGCAGCTTGATGTCTTTGAAGAAAATGGTATTTATAGCATCAATGATTTCAAGGTATGGTCTGAAGAAGAGATTTTGGATTTGCCGAAAATTGGAAAAATTACGATAGAAAATTTAAAAGATATAGGAGTCATATTTAGTCACTAA
- the rlmD gene encoding 23S rRNA (uracil(1939)-C(5))-methyltransferase RlmD has translation MNLKVKQKIPLKIKRMGINGEGIGFYKKTLVFVPGALKGEDIFCQITAVKRNFAQARLITINKKSKFRVEPACPIYRKCGGCQIMHLRYDKQLEFKDDLIAQSLKKFKPAGYENYDIRHTLGMEVPYHYRAKLQFQTRSFKGSVKSGLFEEGSHRLVDIRDCLVQDELTQAIINRVTELLEKHHIPIYDERKIAGVRTVMIRKAIATNQVQLIFITSRDVFLVPVIKQLTAEFDMIKGIAVNVNRSKSSEIYGEKTEVIWGNADISEEVLDYQFSLSPRAFYQLNPQQTEVLYGQAVAALDVSENDHVIDAYCGVGTIGFAFAAKVKSVRGMDIIPEAIADAKKNAQRMGFENTHYEAGRAEDIIPKWYKEGYRADALIVDPPRTGLDDKLLDTILKYQPAKMVYVSCNTATLARDLVKLSKVYDVHYIQSVDMFPHTARTEAVVKLVRK, from the coding sequence ATGAATTTAAAAGTAAAGCAAAAAATTCCTTTGAAAATTAAGCGTATGGGAATCAATGGTGAAGGGATTGGATTTTATAAGAAAACCTTGGTGTTTGTCCCGGGTGCTTTGAAGGGTGAGGATATTTTTTGTCAGATTACAGCGGTTAAACGTAATTTTGCACAAGCAAGACTGATAACCATTAATAAAAAATCGAAATTTCGTGTGGAGCCCGCGTGTCCGATTTATCGAAAATGTGGTGGTTGTCAAATCATGCATCTTCGTTATGATAAGCAGTTAGAGTTTAAGGATGATTTGATTGCTCAGTCGTTGAAAAAATTTAAGCCTGCTGGCTATGAGAATTATGATATTCGCCATACGCTTGGTATGGAGGTGCCATATCATTATCGTGCCAAGTTGCAATTTCAAACACGTTCATTTAAAGGAAGTGTAAAATCTGGTCTTTTTGAAGAAGGTAGTCATCGTTTGGTTGATATTAGAGATTGCTTGGTGCAAGATGAATTGACGCAAGCGATTATTAATCGTGTGACTGAACTTTTAGAAAAGCACCACATTCCAATTTACGATGAACGTAAAATTGCTGGGGTGCGTACGGTTATGATTCGTAAAGCTATTGCGACCAATCAAGTGCAGTTGATTTTTATCACTAGTCGAGATGTTTTTTTAGTCCCTGTCATTAAGCAATTAACAGCTGAATTTGACATGATTAAGGGAATTGCTGTTAATGTTAACCGTTCTAAATCAAGTGAAATTTATGGTGAAAAAACTGAAGTTATCTGGGGAAATGCTGATATTTCCGAGGAAGTTTTAGATTATCAATTTTCGCTTTCGCCACGAGCTTTTTACCAGTTGAATCCACAGCAAACAGAAGTGTTGTATGGCCAAGCTGTTGCAGCGCTTGATGTTTCAGAAAATGACCATGTTATTGATGCTTATTGCGGTGTTGGGACAATTGGTTTTGCATTTGCAGCTAAGGTGAAGAGCGTTCGCGGTATGGATATTATTCCAGAGGCGATTGCTGATGCCAAGAAAAATGCGCAGCGTATGGGCTTTGAGAATACTCACTACGAAGCTGGGCGCGCAGAGGATATTATTCCTAAGTGGTACAAGGAAGGTTACCGTGCAGATGCTTTGATTGTTGACCCACCACGTACGGGACTTGATGATAAGCTTTTGGATACTATTTTGAAATATCAGCCTGCTAAAATGGTTTATGTGTCATGTAATACTGCAACGTTAGCTCGAGATTTGGTCAAGTTGAGTAAAGTTTACGACGTTCATTACATTCAGTCGGTGGATATGTTTCCGCATACCGCACGGACAGAAGCGGTAGTGAAATTAGTGCGTAAGTGA
- a CDS encoding helix-turn-helix transcriptional regulator — protein sequence MNLSQNTLKRFQNLYEMSQIPFTLFSLKDGPFYSFPVGLEKFYDVNFWKQNRGTPTDREHYFDGVSLFERAPLVFSVIWKLDPQTIFVTAPIRTHPEASLDFVHEPNIGFTSKHITAFHRLLLSIPCQNLAQLKAFGELAYFLYHQEMPEGLNIHYQNSHQERHQLSQEKSPNAFELSQQTPLPANTPKTPTKEEAIFQTIASGNLYELEHLLQAPNTNIRQLSHSQLQQARYHFIANITLGQNAAISAGIPWQSMQVLGDYFYLQMDQLETIQAIENYEHKCLREICQKVQQKKGLADLSYYTHLAVDIIHSQLNQALTVSDLAKQVGVNRSSLTHYFKADLNLTPAAYILQEKLKESCRLLIQTNISIQEISELLAFSSQSHFTERFKETYGITPKQYRVRLK from the coding sequence ATGAATTTATCACAAAATACCCTAAAAAGATTTCAAAATCTTTATGAGATGAGCCAAATTCCGTTTACGCTTTTCTCATTGAAAGACGGTCCATTTTACTCATTTCCTGTGGGATTAGAAAAGTTTTACGACGTTAACTTTTGGAAACAAAATCGAGGAACTCCCACAGATAGGGAGCACTATTTTGACGGCGTTAGTTTATTTGAAAGAGCTCCTCTTGTTTTTTCTGTTATCTGGAAATTAGACCCACAAACTATTTTTGTGACAGCTCCGATTCGCACACACCCCGAAGCTTCTTTAGATTTCGTCCACGAGCCAAATATCGGCTTTACTTCTAAACATATAACAGCATTTCATCGTTTATTACTGTCTATTCCGTGTCAAAATTTAGCACAATTAAAAGCCTTTGGAGAATTAGCCTATTTCCTCTATCACCAAGAAATGCCTGAAGGACTAAATATTCACTATCAAAATTCCCACCAAGAACGCCATCAATTATCGCAAGAAAAATCCCCTAATGCTTTTGAATTGAGTCAGCAAACACCTCTTCCAGCAAATACTCCCAAAACTCCCACCAAAGAAGAAGCTATCTTCCAAACGATTGCTTCAGGCAACCTGTATGAGCTTGAACACTTGCTCCAAGCTCCAAATACTAATATTCGGCAACTAAGCCACTCTCAACTTCAACAAGCCCGTTATCATTTTATTGCCAATATTACATTAGGACAAAATGCAGCCATTTCTGCGGGAATTCCTTGGCAATCTATGCAAGTTCTGGGAGATTATTTTTATTTACAAATGGACCAGCTGGAAACAATACAAGCAATTGAAAATTACGAACACAAGTGTTTACGAGAGATTTGTCAAAAAGTGCAACAGAAAAAAGGTCTTGCTGACCTTTCCTATTATACACACTTAGCTGTTGATATTATCCATTCCCAGCTTAATCAAGCCCTAACGGTTAGTGATTTAGCTAAACAAGTCGGTGTTAATCGTTCTAGCCTCACTCACTATTTTAAAGCAGACTTAAACCTGACACCAGCAGCATATATCCTACAAGAAAAATTAAAAGAATCTTGTCGCCTATTAATACAAACAAACATTTCGATTCAGGAAATCTCAGAGTTGTTAGCTTTTTCTAGCCAAAGCCATTTCACAGAACGTTTTAAAGAAACCTATGGAATCACACCAAAACAATATCGAGTACGATTAAAATAA
- a CDS encoding prolyl oligopeptidase family serine peptidase: protein MALWKKIILGVLIALLVALIATWSTFSYYIGVLLAAHSSSVQSLKSEVADKFTTGTYTDSETGLTINYNLYVPEDMTSDETVPMVVFIADSSSAGDYETTAPLYQGFGGMIWASDSEQAKHKSAVLVPQYPEIILDDHDGYTMTDYVEATARMIESVAGENQVDTNRIYGTGQSMGAMTTMYLQATHPDLYAATILVDGQWDISTLSGLQDATFTYFAAGGDTRAVTGQTEVKDMLSEAGISYGELTDVDAQADSSELNTLANDMYSDNYKQNFITYTKGSVLPWYVPTGAEEHLLSFNYGYTIEAVRDWLFEQSK, encoded by the coding sequence ATGGCGTTATGGAAGAAAATAATTCTTGGTGTTTTAATTGCGCTTTTGGTAGCTTTGATTGCAACTTGGTCAACATTTTCTTACTATATAGGTGTCCTTTTGGCGGCACATAGTAGTTCTGTTCAGTCTTTGAAGTCTGAGGTCGCCGATAAATTTACAACGGGAACTTATACTGATAGTGAAACAGGGTTAACGATTAATTATAATCTTTATGTGCCAGAGGATATGACAAGTGATGAGACTGTCCCTATGGTGGTCTTTATTGCAGACTCGAGTTCGGCTGGTGATTATGAAACAACAGCGCCACTTTATCAAGGGTTTGGTGGTATGATTTGGGCGAGTGATAGTGAGCAAGCTAAGCACAAGAGTGCTGTCTTGGTACCACAATACCCAGAAATCATCTTAGATGACCATGATGGTTATACCATGACTGATTATGTAGAAGCAACGGCACGGATGATTGAGTCAGTTGCTGGAGAAAATCAAGTGGATACGAATCGGATTTATGGAACTGGTCAATCTATGGGAGCTATGACTACAATGTATCTTCAAGCTACGCATCCTGATTTGTATGCGGCGACCATTTTAGTTGATGGTCAATGGGATATTTCGACATTATCTGGTTTGCAAGATGCGACATTTACTTATTTTGCTGCTGGTGGTGATACGCGTGCGGTAACTGGTCAAACAGAAGTCAAAGACATGCTAAGTGAAGCAGGAATTAGTTATGGCGAATTAACGGATGTGGATGCACAGGCGGATTCAAGTGAGCTAAATACGCTTGCAAATGATATGTATAGTGATAATTATAAACAAAATTTCATTACTTATACGAAAGGCTCAGTATTGCCATGGTATGTCCCAACAGGTGCTGAGGAACACCTGTTATCGTTTAACTATGGTTATACTATTGAGGCGGTGCGTGATTGGTTATTCGAACAGAGTAAATAA
- a CDS encoding GNAT family N-acetyltransferase, translating into MTVIIRLARLEDAKDLLAIYRYYVEKTAITFEYEVPSLEEFQERMRSIMAFYPYLVAEEAGQILGYAYASSFHPRAAYAWSAEATVYLDKAARGKGVGRQIYRALEEYLIKMGILNLNACIASTETEDAYLTNGSEKFHRALGYQLVGKFHQSGYKFNHWYDMIWMEKMLGEHDNHVKPVKSIHEVTQKA; encoded by the coding sequence ATGACAGTTATCATTCGTTTGGCTCGTTTAGAGGATGCCAAAGATTTACTTGCTATTTATCGTTATTATGTTGAAAAGACGGCTATTACTTTTGAGTATGAGGTGCCAAGTTTAGAGGAATTTCAGGAACGAATGCGCTCTATTATGGCTTTTTATCCGTATTTGGTAGCAGAAGAGGCAGGGCAGATTTTGGGTTATGCTTACGCGTCATCTTTTCATCCAAGAGCTGCTTATGCTTGGTCGGCTGAGGCAACGGTGTATTTGGACAAGGCTGCGCGTGGAAAAGGTGTAGGACGTCAAATTTACCGTGCTTTGGAAGAATACTTGATAAAAATGGGAATTTTGAATCTCAATGCTTGCATTGCTTCAACTGAGACAGAAGATGCTTATTTGACAAATGGCAGTGAAAAATTCCACCGTGCCCTTGGTTACCAGTTAGTCGGAAAATTTCATCAGTCTGGCTATAAATTTAACCATTGGTATGATATGATTTGGATGGAAAAAATGTTAGGTGAGCACGATAACCATGTAAAACCTGTCAAATCAATTCATGAAGTTACACAAAAAGCTTAA
- the pnuC gene encoding nicotinamide riboside transporter PnuC: MKKQLSLKNSFNLAWNRLNTKEKLFVIIAFLASLSFTLYGMLSTLVTGDFTTLNTLSIIMSIFGFIGTWTLALQWQHTFKANGIQNVAGILVAGMQGIYGDMFTSFYYLVTEFIGHYSWKKRRNDNGELVVDKKFGAKDVFLAIFFWTIGLGFLSYWMGGQKIVLDALTNGLSFTAQQRQVKGHLDGYYIWLLVDFLSFILFISIGNQIVAFSYLGMFAQGLVGIMIWKKGKGQA, encoded by the coding sequence TTGAAAAAACAATTATCACTTAAAAATTCTTTCAACCTTGCATGGAATCGCCTAAACACTAAAGAAAAACTGTTTGTCATTATCGCTTTTCTGGCGTCACTTAGCTTTACCCTCTATGGCATGTTATCGACACTAGTCACAGGTGATTTTACCACCTTAAATACTCTCTCAATTATCATGTCAATCTTTGGCTTTATCGGAACATGGACTTTGGCGCTCCAATGGCAACACACCTTTAAGGCAAATGGGATTCAAAACGTCGCTGGGATTTTAGTTGCTGGAATGCAAGGCATTTACGGTGATATGTTTACAAGTTTTTATTACCTCGTAACCGAATTTATCGGGCATTACAGTTGGAAAAAACGCCGTAATGATAATGGTGAACTTGTTGTCGATAAAAAATTCGGAGCCAAAGACGTCTTTCTCGCTATCTTCTTTTGGACAATTGGACTTGGCTTTCTGTCTTACTGGATGGGTGGACAAAAAATTGTCCTCGATGCTTTGACAAACGGACTATCATTCACCGCCCAACAACGACAAGTAAAAGGGCACCTTGATGGCTACTACATTTGGCTTTTGGTTGACTTTCTTAGTTTTATACTATTTATTTCCATTGGAAACCAAATCGTCGCTTTCAGCTACCTCGGCATGTTTGCTCAAGGATTGGTTGGGATTATGATTTGGAAGAAAGGCAAAGGACAAGCTTAA
- a CDS encoding deoxynucleoside kinase, with translation MIILAGMIGVGKTTYTSLLAKELGTTAFFEPVDNNPILDKYYEDPEKYGFALQIYFLNKRFKAIKKAYDTDNNVLDRSIYEDALFTYINTLQGSISEQEYKIYLELLDNMMEEIDGLPKKSPDLLIYLEGSFDHIMNNIKKRGRDFEQPDNANGLTNYYKLLHTHYNSWYENYQYSPKMKINTDHIDVTKSEDWAKVYQMIRQEMKSIGIGD, from the coding sequence GTGATTATTCTAGCAGGAATGATAGGAGTTGGAAAAACTACCTATACTTCTCTTTTAGCCAAAGAATTAGGCACAACAGCTTTCTTTGAACCTGTTGATAACAACCCTATTTTAGATAAATATTATGAAGACCCTGAAAAATACGGCTTTGCTTTGCAGATTTATTTTCTAAATAAACGCTTTAAAGCCATAAAAAAAGCTTATGATACTGATAATAATGTCTTAGACCGTTCCATCTACGAAGATGCTCTCTTTACGTATATCAATACCCTTCAAGGCAGTATCAGCGAACAAGAATATAAGATTTACCTAGAATTGTTAGATAACATGATGGAGGAGATTGACGGACTTCCTAAAAAATCCCCTGATTTGCTCATTTACCTCGAAGGCAGTTTTGACCACATCATGAACAACATCAAAAAACGTGGACGTGATTTTGAACAGCCTGATAATGCTAACGGGCTCACTAATTACTACAAACTCCTTCACACACACTACAACAGCTGGTATGAAAACTACCAATACAGTCCTAAAATGAAAATCAACACCGACCATATCGATGTTACAAAATCAGAGGACTGGGCAAAAGTTTATCAAATGATCCGTCAAGAAATGAAATCAATTGGAATTGGAGATTAA
- a CDS encoding GNAT family N-acetyltransferase encodes MDIQFKSFTDEDTAQAIAIWNQIVTDGVAFPQTETLTLETGKAFFKAQTYTGVAYQADTGQIVGLYILHPNNVGRCGHICNTSYAIDSHFRGQHIGEKLVRHSMVTAKKLGFRILQFNAVVKSNQAALALYQKLGFHQLGTIPAGFLNKNNEYEDIIPHYYDLTKLPD; translated from the coding sequence ATGGACATTCAATTTAAATCATTTACTGACGAAGATACCGCTCAAGCCATTGCGATTTGGAATCAAATCGTGACCGACGGAGTAGCCTTTCCACAAACTGAAACCTTAACCCTTGAGACAGGAAAAGCCTTTTTCAAAGCCCAAACTTACACAGGCGTTGCCTACCAAGCGGATACTGGACAAATTGTCGGTCTGTATATTCTTCACCCAAATAATGTGGGACGTTGTGGACATATTTGCAACACCAGCTACGCTATTGATAGTCATTTTCGTGGACAACATATCGGTGAAAAACTCGTCCGCCATTCTATGGTGACTGCTAAAAAATTAGGATTTAGAATTCTTCAATTCAATGCCGTTGTCAAATCAAACCAAGCCGCACTTGCCCTCTATCAAAAACTAGGCTTCCACCAACTTGGAACGATTCCTGCAGGATTCCTCAATAAAAACAATGAGTACGAGGACATTATTCCACACTATTACGACTTAACCAAACTGCCTGATTAA
- a CDS encoding nucleoside phosphorylase: MILSQFDHKQTAIINPGDVIQALPDFPKTAVTCFARGTFARILAEFPHREIAKTSVANLEIPIYELNFQGQKIAFFNSYVGASGCVAILEDIIAMGAENILVFGTCGVLDSSIKETSIIIPTSAIRDEGTSYHYAPPTSEIALNHTYRKQFKQFLDAQNISYTEGKVWTTDGIYRETHQKTANRKTQGAIAVDMECSAIAAFANFRKINHFQFFYSADNLDVETWEPRTLANDADLETKDRIANIALSFAVELFR; this comes from the coding sequence ATGATTTTATCACAATTTGACCATAAGCAAACGGCGATTATTAACCCAGGGGATGTCATCCAAGCTTTGCCAGATTTTCCAAAGACAGCTGTGACCTGTTTTGCAAGAGGAACTTTCGCACGAATCTTAGCTGAATTTCCTCACCGTGAAATCGCAAAAACAAGTGTCGCAAATTTGGAAATTCCAATCTATGAGCTAAATTTTCAGGGTCAAAAAATTGCTTTTTTCAACTCCTATGTTGGAGCAAGTGGCTGTGTTGCTATTTTAGAGGATATTATTGCTATGGGCGCTGAAAATATCCTTGTTTTTGGTACGTGTGGTGTCCTAGATAGCAGTATCAAAGAAACGTCAATCATCATTCCTACAAGCGCTATTCGCGACGAAGGCACAAGCTATCACTACGCTCCGCCAACAAGTGAAATTGCGCTCAATCACACCTATCGCAAACAGTTTAAACAGTTTCTTGACGCGCAAAATATCTCCTATACAGAAGGAAAGGTTTGGACAACTGACGGTATTTACCGTGAAACCCATCAAAAGACGGCAAATCGAAAGACACAAGGTGCTATCGCCGTTGATATGGAATGCTCTGCGATTGCCGCATTTGCCAACTTCCGCAAGATTAATCATTTTCAATTCTTTTATTCGGCTGACAATCTAGACGTTGAAACTTGGGAACCTCGAACTTTGGCTAACGATGCTGACCTTGAAACCAAAGACCGTATTGCAAACATTGCTTTAAGTTTTGCCGTTGAATTATTCCGTTAA
- a CDS encoding DUF1912 family protein: protein MTYEQEFLKEFEAWVDSQIAINEMAMEASRKIVEEDKDERAADAYIRYESKLDAYKFIQGKFANYKAGKGFHELPDNLLGERNY, encoded by the coding sequence ATGACTTACGAACAAGAATTTTTAAAAGAATTTGAAGCTTGGGTAGATTCACAAATCGCAATCAACGAAATGGCGATGGAAGCTAGTCGTAAGATTGTGGAAGAAGATAAGGATGAACGCGCAGCTGATGCCTACATCCGTTATGAAAGTAAGTTAGATGCTTACAAATTTATCCAAGGCAAATTTGCTAATTATAAAGCCGGAAAAGGTTTCCACGAATTACCAGATAATCTTTTAGGGGAGAGAAATTACTAA
- a CDS encoding helix-hairpin-helix domain-containing protein, producing MAKKKNRKKEYLLKLKRAGIIKTAATATVKVATNVVSKATLSLEEFSAISAVEGIRPKLIETLYNEGIKSVSDFKNFTEKDVLAFKGIGPATVNKLKENGVAFKA from the coding sequence ATGGCAAAGAAAAAGAATCGAAAAAAAGAGTACTTATTGAAATTGAAACGCGCAGGTATTATCAAAACAGCTGCAACAGCAACTGTTAAAGTAGCTACTAATGTTGTTTCAAAAGCGACTCTTAGTTTGGAAGAATTTTCAGCGATTTCTGCCGTAGAAGGCATTCGACCAAAACTTATTGAAACACTTTACAATGAAGGGATTAAATCAGTTTCTGATTTCAAAAACTTCACTGAAAAAGACGTTTTGGCCTTTAAAGGAATTGGTCCAGCAACTGTTAATAAATTGAAAGAAAATGGCGTAGCTTTCAAAGCTTAA